One segment of Cynocephalus volans isolate mCynVol1 chromosome 8, mCynVol1.pri, whole genome shotgun sequence DNA contains the following:
- the LOC134384987 gene encoding LOW QUALITY PROTEIN: liprin-alpha-1-like (The sequence of the model RefSeq protein was modified relative to this genomic sequence to represent the inferred CDS: deleted 1 base in 1 codon): MMREVMPTISEAEGSPGGSGSHASSSPSQADTDSHIEQLMVSTLEERDRLLDTLRETQETLALTQGKLHDVGHERDSLQKQLKTALPQEFAALTKELNVCREELLEREEEIAELKAERNNTRLLLEHLECLVSRHERSLRMTVVKRQAQSPAGVSSEVEVLKALKSLFEHHKALDEKMRERLRVALERCGLLEQELGATHKELMVLKEQNKQKKTLTDGALDMNHEQENTPSTNGKRSSDGSLNHEEDLAKAIELQEVIDKQLREQSQMKEQLAALSSHVAELEEDLYTAREDLIKSEEMNTKLQQDIREAMVQKEDMEERITTLEKCSLAAQREAMSVHDLNDKLENEIANKDSMHRQTEDKNRQLQERLELVEQKLQQTMRKAETLPEVEAELAQRVAALSKAEERQGNTEERLRQMEAQLEEKNQELQRASQREKMNEEHNKCLSDTVDKLLSESNERLQLHLKERMAALEEKNSLLGEVENAKKQLEDTQHDKDQLVLIIEALRAELDQMRLRGASLHHGRPHLGSVPDFRCPVADSHTDSYSTSAVLRRPQKGCLAALRDEPSKVQTLNEEDWERAQQASVLANAPQAFESDVDVSDGEDEDAMDVRNSRGSQDGPVSNPSSSNSSQDSRHKAPKKKGIKFSISCLFGKKEKGRPGHAGKESLRHPGVSGTDNASQDALSLSKLGGQAEKNRKLPKKHELLDEARRQGLPFAQWDGPTVVVWLELWVGMPAWYVAACRANVKSGAIMSTLSDTEMKREIGISNPLHRLKLRLAIQEIMSLTSPSAPPTSRTTLAYGDMNHEWIGNEWLPSLGLPQYCSYFMQCLVDARMLDHLTKKNLRRQLKMVDGFHRNSFQCGMMCLRRLNYDRKELERKREESQHEVKDVLVWSNDRVIRWILSIGLKAYANNLLGSGVHGALLALDETFDFNALALLLQIPTWNTQARAVLQREFNNLLVMGTDRRFDEDDDKSFRRAPSWRKKFRPKDIHGLAAASAGTLSANLHVTSSMSSPSTQPKKMQMDGSVSGTQRLDSPTVRIYSC, encoded by the exons ATGATGCGTGAGGTGATGCCAACCATCAGTGAAGCCGAAGGCTccccaggaggaagtgggagcCATGCATCCAGCTCCCCTTCACAGGCAGACACAGATTCACATATAGAACAGTTGATGGTCTCCACGCTAGAAGAAAGGGACCGACTTCTTGACACTCTTAGAGAGACTCAAGAAACGCTGGCATTAACCCAGGGGAAATTACACGATGTTGGTCATGAAAGAGATTCCTTGCAGAAACAGCTCAAAACTGCACTTCCACAGGAGTTTGCTGCACTTACGAAGGAACTGAATGTATGCAGGGAGGAGCTCcttgaaagagaagaagaaattgctgaactgaaagcagaaaggaacaaCACCAGGCTGCTTTTAGAACATCTGGAATGCCTTGTCTCTAGGCATGAGAGGTCTCTCAGGATGACCGTGGTGAAGAGACAGGCACAGTCCCCAGCAGGTGTGTCCAGCGAAGTCGAAGTGCTCAAAGCACTGAAGTCGTTGTTTGAGCACCACAAAGCTCTGGAtgaaaagatgagagagagattACGAGTAGCACTTGAAAGGTGTGGTTTGTTAGAACAAGAATTAGGTGCCACACACAAAGAGCTAATGGTTCTTAAAGAacagaataagcagaaaaaaacactaacagaTGGAGCACTTGACATGAACCATGAACAAGAAAATACCCCAAGCACGAATGGAAAGAGATCTTCTGATGGTTCATTAAACCACGAGGAGGACCTGGCTAAAGCAATAGAGCTCCAGGAAGTCATAGACAAGCAATTGAGGGAGCAGAGCCAAATGAAAGAGCAACTGGCCGCCCTCTCCAGTCac gtggcagagctggaggaagatctctacacggccagggaagacttgatcaaatctgaggagatgaacacgaaattgcaacaGGACATTCGAGAAGCCATGGTCCaaaaggaagacatggaagagagaatcactaCTCTTGAAAAATGCTCCCTCGCTGCACAGCGTGAAGCCATGTCTGTGCATGACCTCAATGATAAACTTGAAAACGAAATTGCAAACAAAGATTCTATGCATCGCCAGACTGAGGATAAAAACCGCCAGTTACAGGAACGGCTGGAATTAGTggagcaaaagctgcagcagacCATGAGGAAAGCCGAGACACTCCCGGAGGTGGAGGCGGAGCTGGCGCAGAGGGTGGCAGCACTCTCGAAGGCTGAAGAGAGACAGGGCAACACTGAAGAAAGGTTAAGACAGATGGAGGCGCAGCTGGAGGAAAAGAACCAAGAACTGCAGCGGGcaagccagagagaaaaaatgaatgaagagcataataaatgtttatcagaCACTGTTGACAAGCTTCTTTCAGAATCTAATGAGAGGCTCCAGCTTCATCTGAAAGAGAGAATGGCTGCTCTAGAAGAAAAGAATTCTCTGTTAGGAgaagttgaaaatgcaaaaaagcaatTGGAAGATACACAACATGATAAGGATCAGCTCGTCTTAATCATTGAAGCTTTGAGGGCTGAACTAGACCAAATGAGACTAAGAGGTGCTTCACTTCATCATGGCCGACCCCACTTGGGCAGTGTCCCAGATTTCAGGTGCCCTGTGGCAGACAGTCACACAGATTCCTACAGCACCAGTGCAGTGTTGCGGCGCCCCCAGAAAGGCTGCCTAGCTGCTCTACGGGATGAGCCTTCCAAGGTACAAACTCTTAATGAAGAGGATTGGGAACGTGCCCAACAGGCTAGTGTCTTAGCAAATGCACCACAAGCTTTTGAGAGCGATGTCGATGTGTCTGATGGTGAAGATGAGGACGCCATGGATGTGAGAAACTCGAGAGGCTCCCAGGACGGTCCCGTGAGCAATCCCAGCAGTAGTAACAGCAGCCAGGACTCGCGCCacaaagccccaaagaagaaGGGCATCAAGTTCTCTATCAGCTGCTTGTttggcaagaaagaaaagggccGACCTGGACACGCTGGCAAAGAATCATTACGACACCCTGGTGTTTCAGGGACAGATAATGCATCTCAAGATGCCTTGTCACTGAGCAAATTGGGAGGACAGGCTGAAAAAAATCGTAAACTTCCAAAAAAGCATGAATTGCTCGATGAAGCCCGAAGACAAGGTTTGCCTTTTGCCCAGTGGGATGGGCCAACCGTAGTTGTGTGGTTGGAGCTCTGGGTGGGGATGCCCGCCTGGTATGTGGCTGCCTGCCGAGCCAACGTGAAGAGCGGGGCCATCATGTCAACCCTGTCGGACACCGAGATGAAGCGTGAGATCGGCATCAGCAACCCCCTGCATAGGCTGAAGCTGAGGCTGGCCATCCAAGAGATCATGTCTCTTACCAGCCCGTCCGCCCCTCCCACGTCACGAACGACACTCGCATATGGGGACATGAACCACGAGTGGATTGGGAACGAGTGGCTGCCCAGCCTGGGCCTCCCTCAGTACTGCAGCTACTTCATGCAGTGCCTGGTGGATGCCAGGATGCTGGACCACCTGACCAAGAAGAACCTCCGCAGGCAGCTGAAAATGGTCGACGGTTTCCACAGAAACAGTTTCCAGTGTGGAATGATGTGCCTGAGAAGATTAAACTATGACcgaaaagaactggaaagaaaaagagaagaaagtcagcaTGAAGTAAAAGATGTGCTTGTTTGGAGCAATGATCGAGTGATTCGCTGGATCCTGTCAATTGGCCTTAAAGCATATGCAAACAATCTTTTAGGGAGTGGCGTTCACGGTGCCCTTCTGGCCTTAGATGAAACCTTTGACTTCAACGCACTGGCGCTATTGTTACAGATCCCAACATGGAATACACAGGCTCGTGCTGTCCTACAAAGAGAATTTAACAACCTTTTGGTCATGGGGACTGACAGAAGGTTTGATGAAGACGATGATAAAAGC TTTAGGAGAGCAccttcatggagaaaaaaatttagaccaAAGGACATTCATGGCTTAGCTGCTGCATCAGCAGGGACTCTCTCTGCAAACTTGCATGTTACTTCTTCTATGTCTTCACCCTCCACGCAGCCAAAGAAGATGCAGATGGATGGCAGTGTGTCAGGAACACAGAGGTTGGATTCTCCCACAGTCAGGATTTACTCCTGCTAA